A genomic region of Azoarcus sp. KH32C contains the following coding sequences:
- a CDS encoding mechanosensitive ion channel family protein, which produces MNEEIRVAAMLTDIWSDLQSPVVLWQIGAILFSLGIAWVVERAALRRVGEATDDESRMRRLSRSGLRRVLFPLTALAVVFAARAVLHKYHNVHLLNLAVPLLTSFAAIRLVVFAVRRAIGWATWLASFERVFASLAWAVFALHILGWLPEVLDALDSVSFNTGSQKLSLLVLLQGVAMVLVSLLIALWAAGALERRLSAAAGLDDSVRLVLLRVAKALLLVVAVLVALPMVGINLTTLSVFGGALGVGLGFGLQKIAANYVSGFIILLDRSLRIGSLITVGAERGVVTQINTRYTVLRASNGVESLVPNETLVGSVVQNETYTDTRIAVPVNFQVSYSTDLERALAILVEAAQAQPRVLPDPAPKAFVVSFGDNGIDLRLSVWVSDPQEGTLGVISEINLAVWRSFRREGIEIPFPQREVRLVPGEVAAALPAETAAAAATAGGG; this is translated from the coding sequence ATGAATGAAGAAATCCGCGTCGCCGCGATGCTCACCGACATCTGGAGCGACCTGCAGAGCCCGGTCGTGCTGTGGCAGATCGGTGCCATTCTCTTCAGCCTGGGAATCGCGTGGGTCGTCGAACGCGCGGCATTGCGCCGCGTCGGCGAGGCCACCGACGACGAATCGCGCATGCGCCGCCTGAGCCGCAGCGGCCTGCGGCGCGTGCTCTTCCCGCTGACCGCGCTGGCCGTCGTGTTCGCCGCGCGCGCCGTGCTGCACAAGTACCACAACGTCCATCTGCTCAACCTCGCGGTACCGCTGCTGACGTCTTTCGCGGCGATCCGGCTCGTCGTCTTCGCCGTCCGGCGCGCGATCGGTTGGGCGACCTGGCTTGCGAGCTTTGAGCGCGTGTTCGCATCGCTCGCGTGGGCGGTGTTCGCGCTGCACATCCTCGGCTGGCTGCCCGAGGTGCTCGATGCGCTCGACAGCGTCTCCTTCAATACCGGCTCGCAGAAGCTGTCGCTGCTGGTCTTGCTGCAGGGCGTGGCGATGGTGCTCGTCTCGCTGCTCATCGCGCTATGGGCGGCCGGTGCGCTCGAGCGTCGCCTCAGCGCGGCGGCCGGACTCGACGACAGCGTGCGCCTCGTGCTGCTGCGCGTCGCGAAGGCCCTACTGCTCGTCGTCGCGGTGCTGGTCGCGCTGCCGATGGTCGGCATCAACCTGACGACGCTGTCGGTCTTCGGCGGCGCGCTCGGCGTCGGCCTCGGCTTCGGTCTGCAGAAGATCGCCGCGAACTACGTGTCCGGCTTCATCATCCTGCTGGACCGCTCGCTGCGGATCGGCAGCCTCATCACCGTCGGTGCCGAACGTGGCGTCGTCACGCAGATCAACACCCGCTACACCGTGCTGCGCGCCTCCAACGGCGTCGAATCGCTGGTGCCGAACGAGACCCTGGTCGGGTCGGTGGTCCAGAACGAGACTTACACCGACACCCGCATCGCCGTGCCGGTCAATTTCCAAGTGAGCTATTCGACGGATCTGGAGCGTGCGCTCGCGATCCTCGTCGAGGCGGCGCAGGCCCAGCCGCGCGTCCTGCCCGATCCCGCGCCGAAGGCCTTCGTCGTCAGTTTCGGCGACAACGGCATCGACCTGCGGCTCTCGGTGTGGGTGTCGGATCCGCAGGAGGGCACGCTCGGCGTCATCTCCGAAATCAATCTGGCGGTGTGGCGCAGCTTCCGCCGCGAAGGCATCGAGATTCCCTTCCCGCAGCGTGAAGTGCGTCTGGTGCCGGGCGAGGTGGCTGCTGCGCTGCCGGCGGAAACGGCCGCCGCGGCAGCGACAGCCGGGGGCGGCTGA
- a CDS encoding DNA-binding transcriptional regulator, translating to MKSNETFDVREIRRKLGMNQSQFWSKIGVTQSGGSRYESGRNIPRPVQALLRLVHIEQIDISKVKKEDVEVAEFLKASNPEMFKTLKKEARAKRKEQTKSR from the coding sequence ATGAAAAGCAACGAAACCTTCGATGTCCGCGAGATCCGCCGCAAGCTCGGCATGAATCAGTCGCAGTTCTGGTCGAAGATCGGTGTTACCCAGAGCGGTGGCTCGCGCTATGAAAGCGGTCGTAATATCCCCCGTCCCGTGCAGGCACTGCTCCGCCTCGTGCACATCGAGCAGATCGACATCAGCAAGGTCAAGAAGGAAGACGTCGAAGTGGCTGAGTTCCTGAAGGCCTCGAACCCCGAAATGTTCAAGACCCTGAAGAAGGAAGCTCGCGCGAAGCGCAAGGAACAGACGAAGTCGCGGTAA
- the queD gene encoding 6-carboxytetrahydropterin synthase QueD: MRITRRLEFDAGHRIPDHASQCRHLHGHRYALEITLSGGVIDAAGQPVNGMVMDFADVKAVAKTHIVDVWDHAFLAYRGDRAVIDFLASMPGHKTVVLDCVPTAENLAREAFRILDPLYRDAYGNQLRLERVRLFETPNCWADALREDAAD, translated from the coding sequence ATGCGCATCACCCGCCGACTGGAATTCGACGCCGGACACCGGATTCCGGATCATGCCAGTCAATGCCGGCATCTTCACGGCCACCGCTACGCGCTCGAGATCACCTTGTCGGGTGGCGTCATCGACGCGGCGGGCCAGCCCGTCAATGGCATGGTGATGGATTTCGCCGACGTGAAGGCGGTCGCCAAGACGCATATCGTCGACGTCTGGGACCACGCTTTCCTCGCGTATCGCGGGGACCGGGCGGTCATCGACTTCCTCGCGTCGATGCCGGGGCACAAGACGGTGGTGCTCGATTGCGTGCCGACGGCGGAGAACCTCGCGCGCGAGGCCTTCCGCATTCTCGATCCGCTGTATCGCGACGCCTATGGCAACCAGCTGCGGCTGGAGCGCGTGCGCCTCTTCGAGACGCCGAACTGCTGGGCGGACGCGCTGCGCGAAGACGCCGCCGACTAG
- a CDS encoding radical SAM protein, with protein MTTMSASDTQLSTRNHDRDFAGLTYVYPVLSRRAGGVSVGINLNPNNACNWHCVYCQVPDLVRGTAPKIDLAVLESELRGFLDALVHGDYMMQHVPEGLRVIRDIAFSGNGEPTSAAEFADAVEVAARLRAQFGLTGVPLRLITNGSLMGRSTVREGVRHLGEAGGEVWFKVDAGSNAATRRINGVSLDPAAVARRLQTSAALCATWVQTCMFRWDGQLPTDQELDAYLHVLELAGVERLAGVLLYGVARPSMQPEAQRVSPLSPEELESIADRIRKKGLTVRVSP; from the coding sequence ATGACGACCATGTCCGCCAGCGACACCCAACTCAGCACCCGCAACCACGACCGCGACTTCGCCGGACTGACCTACGTCTATCCCGTGCTCTCGCGCCGCGCGGGCGGCGTGTCGGTCGGGATCAACCTCAACCCGAACAACGCCTGCAACTGGCACTGCGTCTACTGCCAGGTGCCGGATCTGGTCCGCGGCACCGCTCCGAAGATCGATCTCGCAGTGCTCGAAAGCGAGCTCCGCGGATTCCTGGACGCCCTCGTGCATGGCGACTACATGATGCAGCACGTCCCGGAAGGGCTGCGCGTGATCCGCGACATCGCCTTCTCCGGCAATGGCGAGCCCACGAGTGCCGCCGAGTTTGCCGATGCCGTCGAGGTGGCCGCGCGGCTGCGTGCGCAATTCGGTCTGACGGGCGTGCCGCTGCGCCTCATCACCAACGGCAGCCTGATGGGCCGCAGCACCGTGCGTGAGGGCGTACGCCATCTGGGTGAGGCCGGAGGCGAGGTCTGGTTCAAGGTCGATGCCGGTAGCAATGCCGCGACGCGCCGCATCAACGGGGTGTCGCTCGATCCGGCCGCGGTCGCCCGGCGGCTACAGACGAGCGCTGCGCTCTGCGCGACCTGGGTCCAGACCTGCATGTTCCGTTGGGACGGCCAACTGCCGACGGACCAAGAGCTGGATGCCTATCTGCACGTGCTCGAACTGGCAGGCGTGGAACGATTGGCGGGCGTACTGTTGTACGGTGTCGCGCGGCCGTCGATGCAGCCGGAAGCGCAGCGCGTCTCGCCGCTCTCGCCCGAAGAGCTTGAGTCGATCGCCGACCGTATACGTAAGAAAGGGCTGACGGTCCGCGTCAGCCCTTGA
- a CDS encoding phospholipase D family protein, protein MRKAGRTRRALLGASLGLAMLCALRPAEANQLLPAEGTVEVAFAPAGQPEALLVRVIGQAKSSIEVQAYSFTSRPIAAALIAAHRRGVRVRVLADERMNRRGTGNVLPDLVAAGIPVAFETRYAAAHNKVLIADADGPVCTLATGSFNFTRAASTRNAENLIVLRDNCPLVQAYLENWQRHREDASPVVADYWND, encoded by the coding sequence ATGCGTAAGGCCGGACGCACGCGGCGCGCGCTGCTCGGCGCGTCGCTCGGGCTCGCGATGCTCTGTGCGCTGCGTCCCGCGGAAGCGAACCAGCTGCTGCCCGCCGAAGGCACTGTCGAAGTCGCCTTCGCGCCCGCCGGCCAGCCCGAGGCGCTGCTCGTCCGCGTGATCGGGCAGGCGAAATCCAGCATCGAGGTGCAGGCCTACTCCTTCACCAGCCGGCCGATCGCGGCTGCACTGATCGCCGCCCACCGTCGCGGCGTTCGCGTGCGGGTGCTCGCCGACGAGCGCATGAACCGGCGCGGCACGGGCAACGTGTTGCCGGACCTCGTCGCCGCCGGCATTCCAGTGGCGTTCGAGACCCGCTATGCCGCCGCGCACAACAAGGTGCTGATCGCGGATGCGGACGGACCTGTCTGCACGCTCGCAACCGGCTCTTTCAATTTCACCCGTGCCGCGAGCACCCGCAACGCAGAGAATCTCATCGTCCTGCGCGACAACTGTCCGCTCGTGCAGGCCTATCTGGAAAATTGGCAACGCCATCGCGAGGACGCCTCGCCGGTTGTCGCCGATTACTGGAACGACTAG